CCAATATCCGATATTCTATTTGCATAAAAGAACTGGTCACCAAAAAAGGGTTTGATTACGGTTGGTAAGCCTGCTCTCAATGTAGCACCAGTGGTTCCTGAACCACCGTGATGAACTGCTGCATCCACTTGAGGGAATAACCAATCATGTGGAATGTTTCCTCCATTGTAAATACTATCCGGTAGTTCTACTTCCACATCCTTTGCTGATTTGTCATTCAATCTCTCCGACCATcctttgttcaaaatacaaTAAACGTCTGCCTTGACGACAGCCTCTACCAAAGCCTTCGTCATCTCTTTGGCATCTGAGACTACAATCGAACCAAACCCTATATACACAACTTTCTTTCCAAGTGTCCGCGCCTTTATTAAAAAGTCTGTCAATGGTTTGGGCGGGACATAGGTATCATTTTCGTCTAGAAACCAATATCCTGTCACTTTCACCCACTCATTAAAATCAACGGAAGGTGGAAATATCGTGGGCGAAACATTGTAAAGAAAGGGTACCTTATTCTGCTGCATTAGCTCCAAACTTGTTTTTTCCAGTCCAAGAGAATGTACTCTCCATTCGTTTATCTGGCCGCTTATCCCCTTCCAAAAGACATTCTCAAACAACATATGCGTCAAATAATTGTAGCTCCCACCCCTGGTTTGATCAGGTACAATGAAGGCGTGTGGATATGccctcgtcctcgtccaCGGCATAGTGAACGCCCTGAAATAAGCAATTTGTAGAGCCTCGGCTATATGAATGCCTGCCATTGCAGAAGGTGACTCGATCAATATATCAAAGTTACTATCCTTACATGCGTCCCAGGAAGACTTCAAAAGACTAGAAATCCAGCCggaaaactttgaagaggCATCCTTCAGCAATCCTATATTCATGGATTCGTGCTCTACCATCAGCGCCATCAGTTCAGCTGGATTACCTGCAATTTGAATAAACGAAATACCATGACCCTCTACAAACTCTTGGAATTCACCATGTGTTATTATTGTAAATTTATGTCCCTCTTTTATCAAGCCTTTCCCTAGAGCAATGTATGGTTGTACATCACCTCTGGAGCCTATGGTCAAAGCCGCAATGTTGTAGCTCTTCACTGGTTTAATTTGGACTTTATATTGGGAATTGGCATCTATTAGTAAAGGGATGTTCAAACCTTTTCCAACAAACTTGTCCTCAAAAAACTTCAGTTTAGCGCTTTCCGCATTGGACTCTATGAAGTTGTTGGTTAGCATttgttggttgttgtcAGCACCATTGCTGTTGAGAGTGGGACTTCCATGCAAGTTACGTTGCGACACTAAATTGATCAACTGAGATAATATCTGCTCTGCATCGTCGCGGCATAATTTCGTACTAAATTCAAAGGTCAGCTCGTTGTTGTTTCGAATGACAAGTACCAGTAGGAAATAACCCAGCCTTAACCCAATCTCTTTGTAACATCTTTCGATATCGCATATAGGTAATATCATCTTCGTGTTTATCCCAGGGATGGATGACTTAAAACATAGCGTGTCTTTGCCGATGTACAATTTACCGTAGGTCGGGACGTTTCTGTTCAGATAGACGTAATAAGTACTGATCAACCTCTGATCTTCACTCAATTCGAAGTGATTTTGAAAGCTTTCAGTAGCCCTTGTTAACTCGTTACCGTCAATTAAACAAACCCCAGTCTTGCTTGGAAATTTGACTGACTTATTCGCATAGTGGTTTGGTTTAGCCGCCCACATTTCGCCGACTTTTTTAAACTTGTTCGTTAGTTTATCCCGTTTCTTTGAAGTATTTTCATCAGTTTCCTCGGTCAATATCAGAGCTTCCTGTAGGCTGTCAATAGTATCATTCACAGAGATTGGTGATACCAATGAGTTCTTAATTTCCGGAGACTCACCAATAAACCTATGGGATTCAATGACAATACTCTCCTCAATTTTGGACGGAAATTGGAATGGACGTTCTGAATCACCTATTTTGTGGAACCAACTGCCACTTTTAGATCTCAGTCTAGTCAAACTtagtttcctctttgattttgctCCCGTCCGTTTTTGGGGTAAACTCTGTGTCGATAGATCAGAAGGTGGTGAGTGCAACAAAGGTGTGGTAGCCGGTTTATCGTAATCTTCATCTATGTGCTTGTTGTATGCTAGCTCAATTCCGTCCTCTTCCAGCTGTTTGAGTTGGTTTAGTATAGCCTGTCTCGCCCTGGGCCCTGAATTGTCAAAAAACATGAAGACAATATCGTCGACGGCAAATGATTCGTTGCTCTCCAAAGCCCTTAGATTCAGCGCCACAAACTGGTTTATGAGTTTGTCATCATCCAGTTTTAGAATATTTGCCAGAggcactttcaaagtgatcGACCTACTTTCTGCGTCTGAGGTCGTTAGGTTGTTGGAGGTGAAGTGCTGTCTTCTCAATTCGTTGAACCAATTCTTGGCCGAGTACTCTGAATCGGCGACAAATTTGAACGTTCGCTTGTCTCTCATGATAATCTTAAATACGTAACCGGAATCCAACTTCGAGCCTAGTTCAATCTTCTCAACATTCCTCAGATCAACTGTCATATTTGGGAAGTACACATCCGTCGAGGAGCTGTACATTGAGAAAATGGGGCCCCGCAGGATGCACCAATACCTTGTAGAGCCCTTCAGACGCGACTTCATACCCAGATTACCGGTCATGGACACTGTGCTCGTGGATGTTTTCGCCAAAGTAGCGTAGAATATTAGTTGCGCTGTCGTGACAAACAGTCGGCCCTGGACAAGCACCTCTTTGAGTAGCCATGCCGTCGACTGATACACGCATTTCTCTCCCTCTGACAGCTGCACAGTCCCCGAAAGGGCAAACTGCTCAGTATGTGACGGCGTATCCCCCGTGGGCGTCACTGATAGCTCGAACAGAGTCGGCTTCCTCTTTTCCAGGGGCGGTCCCGGTAGGCGACGAGAGTCCTCTGGATTTCCCATTGAAACAGAGCTTACTTCTGACGCAGAGTCCTGCGACTCATCCATACCGGCATACACAGAAGCGGTAGTGAGCAGCCCGGCGATGTTCTTCATCATGTACTTCGATTTGGCCATATCTGTCTGTTCCCCCCTTGCGGAGCCTTCCAGTACACCGGACTTCGTCAAGTTAACGACGTCCTTGGTGTTCCCACGGACGGCACTTACTGAGGTCCTCACGGATGCCCCAACGGTCGCATCGGCAGCCTTGAGGGGCGCACTGACCACCTCGCCGCCAATTCTAGCAGTGATATCCTGAAGCCCCTTCAACTTACCTACTATTCGCTTCTCCATATTCACCTCTTCTATCTATCTTTGGTTCTTGAGCACACCTATTAACAGCTGCACACGTCTAGAACAACTATGCAACAACCTAACAGCCGGTATGGACTTCTCTAATGTTCTTATCTGGCAGGTTCCCGGTACCGCCGTGCGTTAATAGCAAGTAACGAGGATAATATTGTATATGTATCGTATCTATATAGTGCAACaagatgagatgagataGGGGTGAGAGATCCGTCTCACGCGGTATCTAGAGTGCATTGCAGTGTGCGCTGGGCGTCCGTGACCTCTAATTTGACCTCTCTCAGCGCTCTGAGCTCGCTTCTGCCGAATAGGAACGAGATGAGTCCGTCGATGAGTCCCGTCACTGCAAGTACGCTGGCGAAGAGGACCCAGAAGAACCGAGGGACCAGGGGGGCCCTAGTGTAGCTAGTGAACGAAGTGCTCACGCAGCACCCGATAATTAGTACCAGGGACGCCCAGAAGTGAATCCCACGCCAGAACTTTTGGCGGTGCGCAGTGATGAGGTAGTCGTCGATGAGGTCGCACATCTCGACATAGCTGGAGTATCGTTTGAGGAGCAGGTCTCTTGCCGGGGTCTGTTCATCCTTGCTATTGTCCCTGTAGTGTAGCTCGCAGTAGTAGGCGAAATGGTCCGAGAAGCTGCCTATTCCAGGGATGCGTTCCGTGAACTGGACGCCTGCGTCTACCGTCAACAGTTTGTGTGGGTCCACGAGCGCGTAGTCGAGCCTGCAGGCCTCGTCGGGCCGTCGGTCGCTGCGCCAGGTGTTGAGCAGCGAGTCGCAGGTCGTGCAGCCGTACTTGAGCTGGTCCAGCGCGGACATCTTGGCAACCTGAGCGAGTGTCGGTCTCGGAGGATACGCCTTTGCACCCAGCTGTTCCCAGGAGTCCGCAAGCCCAGTCTCCTGAGTGAGGAACTGGTGTTGCAGGGACTCTGGTCGTGAATTGAGGTCCCCGACGATGATCACAGCGTATCCCGCCTCCGAGTAGAGTTGAGCAAGTCTGCTGAAGTCCCATGCTTGGCATGCCCTGTGGCAAGTGTAAGCGGCGTCCCCCGTGAGTGCATACGGTGCGTGCATGTGGCTGTTCATAATGGCAAGCTTCCCTCCGGGGGACCCCGGCAGAGTGACCGTCGTGACAGCAACGGACTTCCCGACATACCAGTCTCCCCGGAAGAATGCACTCGGCCTCCCGTTGATCGGGAATCGGTACAAAAACGAGGAATCGATGGGCCAGCAGGACAACAGCGCAAGCCCTGGTCCAGTGAGAATCCCAGCGTAGAATATCCGATGGTATGGGTACTTGGAGTGACACCGTTCGACGATGTACTCCCAGTCCTCGCGACACCACACCTCTTGCAATGCGATAACGTCGTATTGACCAGTCGTAGGGGGCAGCCCATCGTCCCCGGACGTAGCCACACTCTCAAGAGCCATCTCTGCGGGGTCACCACCAGCGAGCAT
This sequence is a window from Huiozyma naganishii CBS 8797 chromosome 3, complete genome. Protein-coding genes within it:
- the ATG26 gene encoding sterol 3-beta-glucosyltransferase (similar to Saccharomyces cerevisiae ATG26 (YLR189C); ancestral locus Anc_1.69) — its product is MEKRIVGKLKGLQDITARIGGEVVSAPLKAADATVGASVRTSVSAVRGNTKDVVNLTKSGVLEGSARGEQTDMAKSKYMMKNIAGLLTTASVYAGMDESQDSASEVSSVSMGNPEDSRRLPGPPLEKRKPTLFELSVTPTGDTPSHTEQFALSGTVQLSEGEKCVYQSTAWLLKEVLVQGRLFVTTAQLIFYATLAKTSTSTVSMTGNLGMKSRLKGSTRYWCILRGPIFSMYSSSTDVYFPNMTVDLRNVEKIELGSKLDSGYVFKIIMRDKRTFKFVADSEYSAKNWFNELRRQHFTSNNLTTSDAESRSITLKVPLANILKLDDDKLINQFVALNLRALESNESFAVDDIVFMFFDNSGPRARQAILNQLKQLEEDGIELAYNKHIDEDYDKPATTPLLHSPPSDLSTQSLPQKRTGAKSKRKLSLTRLRSKSGSWFHKIGDSERPFQFPSKIEESIVIESHRFIGESPEIKNSLVSPISVNDTIDSLQEALILTEETDENTSKKRDKLTNKFKKVGEMWAAKPNHYANKSVKFPSKTGVCLIDGNELTRATESFQNHFELSEDQRLISTYYVYLNRNVPTYGKLYIGKDTLCFKSSIPGINTKMILPICDIERCYKEIGLRLGYFLLVLVIRNNNELTFEFSTKLCRDDAEQILSQLINLVSQRNLHGSPTLNSNGADNNQQMLTNNFIESNAESAKLKFFEDKFVGKGLNIPLLIDANSQYKVQIKPVKSYNIAALTIGSRGDVQPYIALGKGLIKEGHKFTIITHGEFQEFVEGHGISFIQIAGNPAELMALMVEHESMNIGLLKDASSKFSGWISSLLKSSWDACKDSNFDILIESPSAMAGIHIAEALQIAYFRAFTMPWTRTRAYPHAFIVPDQTRGGSYNYLTHMLFENVFWKGISGQINEWRVHSLGLEKTSLELMQQNKVPFLYNVSPTIFPPSVDFNEWVKVTGYWFLDENDTYVPPKPLTDFLIKARTLGKKVVYIGFGSIVVSDAKEMTKALVEAVVKADVYCILNKGWSERLNDKSAKDVEVELPDSIYNGGNIPHDWLFPQVDAAVHHGGSGTTGATLRAGLPTVIKPFFGDQFFYANRISDIGVGISLRKLNAETLFNALKEVTTNTKLREKAQIIGTQINKEDGVMTAINCIYSELEYARSLIVAKQSKETKLVTHATGTFKKTAETGTKSVAGAIQTLLPDGSHTDESWIVI
- the ISC1 gene encoding inositol phosphosphingolipid phospholipase (similar to Saccharomyces cerevisiae ISC1 (YER019W); ancestral locus Anc_1.70), with the protein product MESARLQSQSGSTAEVEGPGRAGPPLRIRFLTFNTWGLKWVSKHRRVRMRALADMLAGGDPAEMALESVATSGDDGLPPTTGQYDVIALQEVWCREDWEYIVERCHSKYPYHRIFYAGILTGPGLALLSCWPIDSSFLYRFPINGRPSAFFRGDWYVGKSVAVTTVTLPGSPGGKLAIMNSHMHAPYALTGDAAYTCHRACQAWDFSRLAQLYSEAGYAVIIVGDLNSRPESLQHQFLTQETGLADSWEQLGAKAYPPRPTLAQVAKMSALDQLKYGCTTCDSLLNTWRSDRRPDEACRLDYALVDPHKLLTVDAGVQFTERIPGIGSFSDHFAYYCELHYRDNSKDEQTPARDLLLKRYSSYVEMCDLIDDYLITAHRQKFWRGIHFWASLVLIIGCCVSTSFTSYTRAPLVPRFFWVLFASVLAVTGLIDGLISFLFGRSELRALREVKLEVTDAQRTLQCTLDTA